Within the Nicotiana tabacum cultivar K326 chromosome 11, ASM71507v2, whole genome shotgun sequence genome, the region aatatactggagtttggagcacctgtgtatgaacttccagcatattatgctgaaatatttttcggattctgaacagtgttttcattcagatttatctttacttGAAAATTGGCTAaaattcgattacttttgaaactatagctttttttcaattatcacttgtaaatatgactatttttttaaattcacCCTTTGTGTAAAGATCCCCTGCAAAAGTGTGGAGATTGAAAAAAATAGCCCCGTAAGGGGCTAGCCTTAGTCGAATGTCCCAAATATTGACGGTATTTAAAAAATGACCCCTCTACTTCGCACATAGTTATTGCTTTTCAACGTTTCCCTGTCTGATTGGTAGAGTTTATGCTGCTAGAGGAAAAGAAGGAATGGAAAATTACCAAATGCAGATTAATCATTTCTCATTCATTTTCCCGTTCTACTTTTTCTCTTTGATTTAGGGGCCGACCCGGCACCGACCGGCTGAGAACTTCCTTTTCCTCAGTTTCCAAAATTCCAAGTAATTAAAGGGTTATAATTGACTAAGTTAGGCCCATCACTGCCAGCCTTCCATACCCACCGTCGGCACTAAACTTTCACCTAAAAGGATTTGCACATTATTTAGTTAAAACTTGTGAATTGTGATGTTATACCTTTGACTTTCtacatcatcaatatcaatttggCTATATTTATTCTCCCTCGTTCTCGTTGGTTCTGTGACTTAATTTCAAATGTATTAGAGATAAGACAGAGAAATACAGATTAGAAATTAAAGCACAAAAAGTGAAACAAAACTTTGCTACATTGTTGGTGTAAAAGAGATTCTTGTACAAGTTGAAGGGGGTAAAGTATTTATTTTGCGACCACTAGCACTTTTAAAAGATATGAAGAAATGTCCTATCATTAACATGACCGCTCAACAAGATTGGAGCATTAAACCAAACTTTAttgccttaatttttttttttttaaaaacgtcatatatatttaatttaaaactatttttccaGCGTTTAGATACAAAATCATTAATTATTATCTTATAATCGATTTGTTCTCATAATTCaatttcaattgataatatagctaATAGATCTCTCAACTTTGTATCTACCATATTCCGTTGACTTGGATCGTATATATTTTTAGAGATACAGTTATTCAAATCATTTAAGAATTCTTGATTTTCTGGAACTATGTCAAATTTCGTAGTAACTTCATCTAACTCAACTCTATGAGTGACTTGTTCATTTGAAGAACATCCTTCCATATTTTCTCATTCAAGatatttattatttgttaaaaATCTATCCAAGGCTCCCTTTTGGGATTTAATTAATTCTTCacatttttttccctttttgcatAACCGGATTCATATTTTCtagttgaaaattttaaattgaataTAATCTAATAATAACTAAAACAAGAATATATACTTAGGAAGTAAGAATATCAATAATGACAGATTTTCaatgaaaaaatataatataaaattagAATAATAAAATCTGGTTAAAAAATTTGATAGGTTGATATCACGGTATCGAAAtagtattgtatttcttcaaaatAACGATTGTTTTTGTCTTGTTGTAATGCttggaattttgaagaggacACCGAAAAGCAAACTTTGATCTTTTGTGAGCACACAACGataaattttgtaaaaaaaaaatataggaaTAGTTAATAAGGAGAGAGTAAGAATAAATGAAAGAGTCaataaaaaagacaaaaatataagaATAATAATGTGAACCAATGTTACATGGTACCCTCACAATCTTCGCCATGGCCAACCTGTTGTGGGGGTGGCTCGTAAGTGAGTCCCTCACTTGTTACGGCTATGGCGGGATCTCGCACCTTGCTCGTCCCTCtcctcttttgtttttgtttccttGTCTCTCCCTCGAAGGTTGCCTAATTATTTCCATCGACTTTCATGAATATAATTAGTCAAGAAATTAGACACCAACTGTCCCcgcataaaataaaaataaaatttaatttctCCCTTCCAACACTATATGGATGATTTGTTTTTAATAATATATAAcatacaacttttaaaataaaagggGGACCCCAAAAAGTTGGGGGCCAAGCCATTTAGTTGCCTTGTTCAGCCGCCATGATTATTAATTTACACTTTTTATTTGTAGTTTCTTCTTTCCCATCTAAATTTATTTGATTACTCAGtcttattattatcttttcttctttccatCTATAGACTATAATCTGGAGGAGAAATTTTCTGATCCACTTTTTTGTTGACAAACTATATATATAGTTACCATGTGGTACGAGTTAACTCTGTATTCCCTGTTAAATAAGTATTTGCTTGGTAACTAAGGGAAGGTGAGATGTGACTATCAAAGCCAGCATATGCAAATGGAGAGTATATAGTCAGTAATCTTAGGTCCCCCCACCAAATTCTAGTGGCTGCCAATTTTGATGATATCATTTCTTTCAACTTCCATGACGTGTTCCTACTCTATTCCTTCTACTATTTTATTACTTACTAGTACTACATTTCTTCTTCATAAGACATTTCTCCTCATCTTCCTTTCATACGAGAAAAATATACTGTTTTCCTCCTCAGCACAAAGAATTCCATTTTCTGTAAGTTCAGATCAATCATGGGTGGTGACAAAACTGAAAAGGTATGATCTTCCACAACTCTTTTTCCTTCTATCTATATTTCCGTCTAAAGTGATCTATACTTCTTCATCACGATTTCTGAACAACAATAAACTAGCTTATTATTGCATTATTATTGCATAATATGGTTCAGTGAattaatcttttttataactgtaAGAGCTGTGATATTGTGCTTAATTAATTACTTGACAAATAACCCCATCATACTAACTAATCGTTTAACAGACCACTATAATGGTGCTCAAGGTTGATCTTCAGTGCTCCTGCTGCTATAAGAAGGTCAAAAAAGTTCTCTGTAAATTCCCTCGTATGTCTCTTTTACTTGAATTCTCTAAGTAAACTATAGTTATCCGctttttttctttatgttttcttGAAATTCTATTTCAAAGTAGATGGACAAAATCAATCATGGAATACTATGAtggggaatatatatatatatatatatatatatatatatatatatatatatatatatatatatggataaaaataaatttgaatttttttttgtgatgTACAAATGTTCGGGCAAGAGAAATTAGAGACCAGGTATATGATGAGAAGGCTAATACAGTGACAATCACTGTGGTATGCTGCGATCCTGAGAGATTTCGTGACAAATTGTGTTGTAAAGGATGTGGAGTAATTAAGAGCATTGAAATCAAAGAGCCTCCAAAGCCCAAAGCTCCTGAAAAGCCCAAACAGCCAGAGCCCGAAAAGCCTAAACAACCTGAGAAGCCTACGGTTGTCATCATTGAAAAGCCCAAGGAGCCTGAGAAGCCTAAACAACCTGAGAAGCCTACTGTTGTTATCATTGAAAAGCCCAAGGAGCCCGAAAAACAGAAAGTACCGGAAAAGCCCAAGCCCAAAGAGCCCGAAAAGACCAAAGAAGGTCCTAAACCTAATCCAGTGGCTCCACCATCACAACCACCACCGCCGCCGCCACGAGGATATTGTTGTGGACAATGCTACGAGGGTCATATCGGGGGCCCATGT harbors:
- the LOC107812850 gene encoding uncharacterized protein LOC107812850 encodes the protein MGGDKTEKTTIMVLKVDLQCSCCYKKVKKVLCKFPQIRDQVYDEKANTVTITVVCCDPERFRDKLCCKGCGVIKSIEIKEPPKPKAPEKPKQPEPEKPKQPEKPTVVIIEKPKEPEKPKQPEKPTVVIIEKPKEPEKQKVPEKPKPKEPEKTKEGPKPNPVAPPSQPPPPPPRGYCCGQCYEGHIGGPCYQWYGRPVPPAPPGYCCGQCSEGHIGGPCYEWYGRPVPCYDNYGPGPYVYGRGFYVSRCDQYLSEENATGCSIM